The Thermobifida halotolerans sequence CGCCCGACGACTGGTGGCGGACCCCGCTGGGCAGGGTGGTCGCCCGCCGCGTCGGACACACCAGAGAGCGCGTGTCCTACTCGGTGGCCGGGGCGATGCTCGGTATCACCCGTCAGGGAGTCCACGACCTGGTCCGCCGCGGCAGGCTGGCGCGGCACCCCGAGGGCGGCGTCACCTCGGAGTCGGTGCGCGACCGGCTGCGCGGGATCGCCTCCCCCGCCGACAGCCGAGGACACGAGGGGACACCGGTGCGCGATGGACGTTGACCAGCGGGAGTTCAGGGTCGGCACGGGAAGCGGTCCGCGCGTCGCGGTACGCGATTACGGAGGGAAGGGGCCGCCCGTGCTCCTGCTGCACGGCGCGGGCGGCAACCTCCTGCACTGGGCGGCGGTCGTTCCCCGACTCGCCGCCGCCCACCGGGTCGTGGCCATGGACCTGCGCGGACACGGCCGCTCCGACGACGCCCCCTGGGAGTGGGAGCGGGTCCTCGACGACATCGAGGCCGTCATCGACCACTGCGGGCTGGGCTCCCCCGCGGTCGTCGGGCACTCCCTGGGCGGAATGCTCGCCGGGGCCTGGGCGCGCCGCCACCCCGACTGCCCGGCCGCGGTGAGCCTCGACGGCCACCGCGCGGCCGAGACCGACCCGGACCACTACGCCGGACTGCCCGCCGAGCGGGTGCGCCACGACCTGGAGCGGCTGCGGTCCCTGTTCACCGCGCAGACCGCGACGGCGGCCCAACCGATGACGGCCGACCAGGTCGCCGCACTGCTCGACCAGCAGCGCGCCTTCGCCGCCGCCACGGGGATCGACGAGGAGGAGTGGGAAGCGACCGTGCGACGGGGGATCGCCGAACGCGACGGACGGTACTTCCTGCGGCCCGGCCCGGGGACCACCTCCGCCCTGCGGGCCAGCGCCGGGTTCCGCGACTGCCTGCCGGTCTTCGCCGAGGTGGAGGCACCGCTCCTCGTCGTCCTGGCCACCAGGGAACTGCCCCAGGTCCCCGAGGACCTGCGCGACCTCGTGCGGGCCCACCGGACCGCCGTGCGCCGCGACCTCGCCGCGCTCGCCGCCGCGCGGCCCAACGTCTGCGTCCGCGAGATCGACGCTGACCACGGCATGACCGTCATGGACTCCGGCGAGGTCGCCGGTCCGGTGCTCGCGTTCCTGCGGGAGCACGCCGCGGGGAACTGACCGGCCCCTCGGGGTGCAACCGATCGGGGCCGGTCGGGGTTACAAGGACGTGGAAGCTATCGCTGAGACAACCGACGACGTCGACTGCTGGTTCGTCGAACTGTACGACCAGCATCGCGGACCGGTGTTCTCGGCCGCGCTGCGGCTGTGCGGACGCTGGGCCGACGCCGAGGACCTGACGGCCGAGACGTTCGTGAAGGCGTACCGGGCCGCCGGCGACTATCCCCCCGAACGCCGTGCCCGGCTGCGTCCCAGGGCCTGGCTGATGACGATCCTGTGGAACCTGTGGCGCAACCGGGCGCGTACGGCGGCGCGCAAGCCGCCACCCGAGCCCCTGACCGACGGGGTCGACGTCGCCGACCCCCGCCAGGACGTGGCCGGTGCGGCGGAACGGAACGAGACCAGCGGACAGCTGGCCGAACTGCTGGGGCGGCTGACCGACATCCAACGGGAGGCGGTCGTCCTGCGGCACGTGGCCGACCTGTCCATCAGCGAGGTCGCCGCGATCCTCGGCGTCCCCGAGGGGACCGCCAAATCCCACGTCTCACGCGGCCTCAGGAGGCTTCGTGAACTCACCCAGGGAGGTGTCCGATGAGTGACGACCCGCTGCTGGAACGGCTCGCGGAACTGGTCACCGACGCCCCGCCCGAACTGATCGACCGGATCGCCGCCCGCTGGGTCACCGTCGAGGGCCCCGTCGGCGAGATGTTCGTCGCCTACACCGACCAGGGCATCGCCTACGTCCGCCCCGCCGGAGCCGACGCGCCCCGGGAGTTTCGCAGGCGGTTCGGACGGCCGCTGCTGCGCGCCGCGCGCCCGCCCGCCGGGCTGGTCCCGGCGCTGCGCACCGGCCGGGCCACCGGTCTACGGTTCGACCTGCGCGAACTGAGCGGGTTCCAGGCCGAGGTGCTGCGAGCGGCCCAGACCATCCCGCGCGGCGAGGTGCGGCCCTACGCCTGGATCGCCAGGAGGATCAACCGGCCCCGGGCCGTGCGGGCGGTCGGTACCGCGCTGGCCACCAACCCCGTGCCGCTGCTGATCCCCTGCCACCGGGTGACCCGCTCCGACGGATCCCTTGGCGAGTACATCTTCGGAACCGAGACCAAACGGCGGCTGCTCCGTGCCGAGAACGCCAACCTCGACGAGGCGCACGACCTCGCCAGAAAGGGGGTCTTCTACGTGGGCAGCGACACCACCGGCGTCGTGTGCTACCCGACCTGCCACCACGCCCGGCACATCACCCCGCCCCACCGGAAGGGCTTCCGCACCATCGCGCAGGCCGAGACCGCGGGCTACCGCCCCTGTCGGCACTGCCAGCCCGCGGCCGTGGAGCCCGCCTGACGGAGGGCCGTCCGGGACCGGCGGGGGCCTCGTCGGCCGCACCGCCGCCACCGAGCCCCGGCCCCGAAACGCCCTGTCCTCCCCCGATTCCGGATTCCGGTCCCAGCGGGCGCGGCGACCGGAATCCGGAATCGGGGGAGCGCGGACGGGAAGCGTCTCCCCACGTTCCCCGGCATCCCGGAAACCGGTGTCCGACGGTTCCCCGGGTTGTTACCGTCTTGCGCGTGAAGGACCTTCCGGAGAACTTCGACGAACGGCGCCTGGTGCACGCGCTGCCCCGCTTCGGCATCGATCCCGTGGCGGTGGAGCACGCCCCGGTCGGCTTCGGGGACCATCACTGGACCGTCACCGGAGCCGACGGCCGACGGTGGTTCGCCACCGTCTCCGACCTGGAGCACAAGGAGCACTGCGGGAAGGGGGCCCAGGCCGCGCTGGCCGGTCTGCGCCGGGCCATGGACACCGCGGCGGCCCTGCGCGAGGACGAGGCCCTGGACTTCGTGGTGGCGCCGGTGCGCGCCACGGACGGCGCGACGGTCCTGCCGCTCGACGGCCGGTATGCGCTCAGCGTCTTTCCCCTCGTGGCCGGGCGATCCGGCGAGTTCGGCCAGGAGTTGCCGGCCGAACAGCGCGAACAGGTCCTCGACCTGCTCGCCGAACTGCACGGCAGCGCCCCTCCGAGCACGGTGCCGGCCATCGCGCCCGCCCCTCCCGGCCACGGCCGGTTGGCGGCGGTCCTGTCCGAACCGCCCGCCGGGTGGCGGGGCGGACCGTTCGCCGACCCCGCCCGCCGACTGCTCACCGGCAACGCCGCCGCGCTGCGCGCCAGGATCGCGGAGTTCGACCGACTGGCCGAGGAGGTGGGCGGACGCGGAACGGAACCGGTCGTGACGCACGGCGAACCGCACCCCGGAAACCTCCTGTTCGGAGCGGAGGGTTGTCTCCTGGTCGACTGGGACACCGTCGGCCTGGCCCCGCCCGAGCGCGACCTGTCCGTGCTGTCCACGGATCCCGCCGCTCTCACCCGCTACACGGAGCGGACCGGGCACGTTCCGGACCCGGCGGCTCTCGCGCTCTACACCCTGCGCTGGGAGCTGGCCGACGCGGCCGAACTCCTCGGCCGACTCTCCGCCCCGCACGCGCGCACCCCCGGCATCGAGACCGTGTGGCGGGAGTTCGTCGGTGTCATCGGCCGTCTGGCCAACCCGGAGCTTCGACCCTGACCCGTGGCGTGCCCGACCGGGCACCGCCACGGGTCAGGACGGCACGTTGTTCCTGGGGTTCGTGCGGATGCGACGCCAGGCGGCGGCCCAGCGCTGGTACTCGGCCTCATCGCCGCCGCAGGCGACAACAAACGCGCTCAGCACGGTCAGGCGGGGCAGGCGGTCACTGCTGAGCGCGGCGTGGAACCTGGAGGCCGAGCACACACCGCCGCAGTTGTACTCCATCCGGCGGTAGGAGGGCTCTCCCGCCCAGACGCGGTAGTGCCGCATGGCCGCCACGAAGGCGGCCGGGGTGGTGGCCCGTGCCGGGTCGGGCCTGTGACCGGGGTCGAACAGGTCGGCCCCGGCGGGGAGTCGCTTTCCCAGGGGAGAGGGGCCCGCGGGGGAGCGACCGAAGAGAACGATCCTCATCGCACCTCCCGGTGGACGGTGACCGGGCCGCAGACCGGTGCGGCGGTCGGCGGGAGCGCACGGAGGGCTGCGACGCGGATCGCGGAGGGAGGGGTCGTGACGGGACCCGGAACAGAAAACGCCATTGTTCCCTTTGGATGGTCTTCGGGCGCCGGCGGGACTCCGGTGCCCGGTCTGTGGCCGGTCACGGGGAATGTCCGGAGGCTTGCCGCGCCGGTCAGGAGAAGAACGTACCGCACAAAAGCGGCAGGCTCGTGAACCTTCCCCATCCTATGTCGCCAATGTCGGGTCTGGGAATTCACCAAGAAGTCGCAGGGTGGAGAGGTCCGTCACAGTCTGTAGTCCTGTGCGGGGCCGGGCGGACAGGAATCCGGCCGCGGCCGGAGAGGCGGAGAATCCCCGGGGGCTCGGTTCCACGGAGGCGGGGCGGACCAGGGGCGCGGCCAGGCGCACGCGGCGCGGCGCACGAGCGTGAGCCGGTGCCATACCCTGGGCGGACGTGGACGTCAGGCGGCGCGGGCGGGTGACATGGACACAGGGTTCGACGCGGGGTCCGACGTGCTTTCCCGCTCCGGTGACCCGCTCGCCGGCACCGGGTTTCGCATGCTGGCCGACCTGGTCGCCGACGGCGACGTGGTGGTGCTGAGCGGGGCGGGGCTGTCCACCGAGTCCGGCATCCCGGACTACCGGGGGAAGACCGGGCGCAGGCGGCGGGCCGAGCCGATGACCTACCAGACGTTCGTCGGCAGCGCCGAGGCCCGTCGCCGCTACTGGGCGCGCAGCCACCTGGGCTGGCGGCACATCGACCGCACCCTGCCCAACGCCGGGCACCGCGCCGTCGCCGCGCTCCAGGCCCGCGGCCTGGTCTCCGGGATCATCACCCAGAACGTCGACGGACTACACCAGGCCGCCGGTGCGAGGCAGGTCGTCGAACTGCACGGCAGTCTGCACCGGGTGCGCTGCCTGGCGTGCGGGCGGCGCACCCCGCGCCACGAACTCGACCGGCGGCTGCGTGCGGCCAACCCCGACTGGCGCGCCCCCACCGACGAGGTCAACCCCGACGGCGACGCGGCTCTCACCGACGAGTGGATCGACTCCTTCCGCGTCGTGGACTGCCGGTCCTGCGGTGGCGTGCTCAAACCCGACGTGGTCTTCTTCGGCGAGAACGTGCCGCGCCCCCGCGTGCAGCGGTGCTACGAGCTGACCGAGAACGCCGGAACGCTGCTGGTGCTGGGCTCCTCGCTGACGGTGGCGTCCGGCTACCGGTTCGTCCGCCGCGCCGCCGAGCACGCCATCCCGGTCGCGATCGTCAACCAGGGCCCCACCCGGGGCGACGCCCACGCCCTGCTGACCCTCGACGCGCCCCTCGGTCCGGCCCTGACCGCGCTGCTCGCCGCACTCGACCGGAGCCGGTGAACCCACCGCGGGGGCGGCCGTGCGCGGCGGCGCTGCCGGGAACAGATCAACGGTCCTGTCTGAGGACGTGTGGTAGCGCTGGTCCCCGTGGCCGGGAGGGGGACCGTCATGGGCGCGTGCCGTCACCGGTGTGAACCTGTTCGGGAACGCTCCCGAGCGGGGTGCTTCCCGGAAGGCCGCACGCCCCGGCCGGGTGGAGTCCGCTCCAGCCCCGGCCACCGCGCGGCCGGAGTCCCCGCCGCGCGGAGTCGGTCCGCTCGGCGGAGGAACTCATGTGATCATCTTGGGAAGAGTGTCCGGAACCGGACGTCCCGTCCTCGGCGTCTTCGCCGCCGCGGCCTCGCCGGTCTCCACACCGTGGTCCTGCCGCTGCCGCTGCCGCTCAACGGGCGCGGGGCGGACCGGCGATCGCCGCCTTCTCCGTGTTGTTCGGAGCCGTCTCGACGGCCGCGAACCCGGCGGTGGGCCGGCGGACGGGACGGCGCCGGGGCCTCCCCGTCCGCCACCCTGCGGAGTGTTCGGGACCCGGTGGGGAAAGACACAGCCGGCGGTGCGGCGACCGGCCCGCTCCTCGGCTGTATGGTGCGCAGTACTCTCCGTGGCTTCCGTAGCAGAACAGGATCGACCGTGACCGACACCGCTCCGTCCCGCGTGCTGCTGCGTCGTACGGCGACAGTCGTCAGCGAGGTCTTCGCACCCGTGGTGCTCGTCGTGACGGTCCTGCCCGTGGTGGGCTGGAGCAGCACGCACAGCCTCGCCGGGGTGGGGTGGGGACTGTTCGCCGTCCTGTTCTGCGCCGTCGTGCCGTACGCGGTCGTCCTGGTCGGGGTGCGGCGGGGCCACTGGAGCGACCACCACATCCGGGACCGCAGCCAGCGGACCGTCCCCTTCCTCATCGCCATCGGCTGCGTGGCGGCGGGAACCGCCGCCCTCGCCGTCCTCGACGCCCCGCGCGCCGTGCTCGCGCTGGTCGTCGCCATGCTGGCGGGTCTGGTCAGCACCACCGTGGTGACCAGGTGGTGGAAGATCTCGGTGCACACCGCCGTCGCCGCCGGGGTGGCCTCCGTCCTCACCCTCGTCTACGGCCCGATGCTGGCCGTGACCTTCCCCCTGGTCGCGTGCGTCGGCTGGTCGCGCGTGGAACTGGACTGCCACACCACCGCCCAGACCGTCGCGGGCGCCCTGCTGGGCACGGTCGTCTGCGTGCTCTTCTTCACGCTGCTGCGCTGAGTCCGGGAGGAGGCCGGTGCGGAGGCGAAGTGCCGGGAACGCCGGTGACGGCACGGACACGCGGACCGGGTCCGCCGCGTAAAGAGCGCGTGCCCCGAAACCTCCCACGAGTCCGGCGTGCCCCCGGCCCCTCCTCTACGGAACCGCCGTCGCGCCTCCCTTCCTCGGCGCGGCCGTGAGCCTGCGCAACGGCGCCCGCTGCGGGCGAGCCACGTTCCGGGACTGTTCGGAGCGTTCACCGCCCTCTCCGCGACTCGACGCGGTCAGGGTGCTGGTGGCGACGGCCGTGCCCGCCCTGGCGGAGGAGCACTCCTCCCGGGACCGGTTCGACGCCACCGCCGAAGCGGGAGACCCGGGAGACGCGGCGGGAGGCGACGGCGGCGCGTCAGTTCGCGCTCCCGGGTTTTGCCATCCCGCCGACGAGGAAGTGCGCTGGTGAGCGGCGGATTCCGCCGACCGGTCCGCCTCGCGCCCGCGCGGAGCGAACCGTCCGGCGTCAGGGTGTTCGCGGCAGAACAGGGAGACAGTGATGGACAACACCGTGACACGCACACGCCTCGGTTCCGTGGTTCCCGATCTCCGCCCCCTGAGCGGACCCGAGTCGCTGGACCCGCTCCTGGAGCGGATCGGCGGGGCCCGCTATGTGCTGGTGGGCGAGGCGTCGCACGGCACCGCCGAGTTCTACCGGTGGCGCGCGGAACTGACCCGGCGCCTGATCGAGGAGAAGGACTTCACGTTCGTCGCGGTGGAGGGGGACTGGCCGGACTGCCAGGCGCTGCACCGCAGCGTCACGGACGAGCCCGGCACTCCCGACGATCCGCGGGAGGTGCTGGAGGGCTTCCGGCGGTGGCCGCGGTGGATGTGGGCCAACACCGAGGTGTTGGAGTTCGCGCGGTGGCTGCGCGCCCACAACCTCCAACGGCCGCCGCAGCGGCGGGTCGGGTTCTTCGGACTGGACGTCTACAGTCTCTGGGAGTCACTGCACGCGGTTGTGGGGTGGCTGCGCGAGAACGCCCCAGGGCAGGTGGAGCCCGCGCTGCGCGCCTACCGCTGCTTCGAGCCCTACGCCGAGGACCCCCAGTCCTACGCGTACGCCACCAGGCTGGTCCCCGAGGACTGCGAGACGCCGGTGGTGGACCTGCTCACGAAGATGCGTCGCCGCGCGGACGAGGCAGTCCCTCCCCGAGGGGACCTCTCCGAGTTCGCCGCGCGGCAGAACGCCGAGGTCCTCGCCGGAGCCGAACGGTACTACCGCACGATGGCGCGGGGCGGCCCGCAGTCGTGGAACGTCCGGGACCACCACATGGCCGACACCCTGGACCGGCTGATGCGGTACCACGGACCGCACGCCAAGGCGGTGGTGTGGGAGCACAACACCCACATCGGCGATGCCCGCGCCACCGACATGGCCTACGCGGGCATGGTCAACGTCGGCCAACTGGTCCGCGAGCGCCACGCGGACCAGGGGGTGGTGCTCGTCGGTTTCGGCACCTACGAGGGAGAGGTGACCGCGGCCGACACCTGGGGCGCGCCTCCCGAGCGCATGCCGGTGCCGCCCGCGCGGGAGGGCAGTGTGGAGTACCTGCTGCACCACGCCACCGGAGGCCGTACGGCGCTGCTGCTCCTCGACTCCGCCGGACCGGACGGCAGAAGTGCGGCGGAGTGGGGGCGGGAGAGCCTCCCGCACCGGGCGATCGGGGTGGTCTACCATCCTGGCAGCGAACGGCGCGGCAACTACGTGCCCACCGTGCTGGCCCGGCGCTACGACGCCTTCCTCCACGTCGACCGCACCGGGGCACTCACTCCGCTGCGCCCGGCCGAACCGGAGACCGGGGAGGAGGAGACCTGGCCCACCGGCCAGTGAACCGCCATCCCGATCCCCGGCCTTCCCGGGGTCCGGAACCGCTCGCGCCGTCGCCCGGACCGTCCCGGCCGCCGCCGACGGACGGGCATTCCTTGAAATTTCAATCTCCTGTGCGGCGGAGTTCCGGGACCCGTCGAAAGCCCCCGCACCGCTCCCGTCGACGTGCCGCGAATTCCGTGTCCCATTCCGTTCCGACTGCCTCCCAGTCGTTCTGTTCCGTTCCGACTATTCGCTGAGCCGGGGGCCGTCCCGTGGTGGGCGGGCGGAAGTCCCTGGTGGAGGGCGGATCCGGGACCGGTTGGACGGAGAAGGTTTCGAGCCGGTCGGCCGGTGGCGCCACGGATGTCCGCAGTTTGTCTCCGGTTTTCCTGTTTCTCCGGAAGAAATTCCTGGTCAGGGGTGAATCGGCTGGTCGGGAGGAATCTGTTCCTGCTTCCCGTGGCCCCCTTCCAGCAGGGAAGACAATTCTGAGCTGTGGGTTCTCCCGTTGTCCATCCTTGTGTCGTTCGTGCTGGGAATTCATTCGGGCTTCTGTCGCGTGATCCGTATCACATAACAGTTCGGGGTGGCGCGTGCTAGTTTGACCTTATTGGAA is a genomic window containing:
- a CDS encoding alpha/beta fold hydrolase, producing MDVDQREFRVGTGSGPRVAVRDYGGKGPPVLLLHGAGGNLLHWAAVVPRLAAAHRVVAMDLRGHGRSDDAPWEWERVLDDIEAVIDHCGLGSPAVVGHSLGGMLAGAWARRHPDCPAAVSLDGHRAAETDPDHYAGLPAERVRHDLERLRSLFTAQTATAAQPMTADQVAALLDQQRAFAAATGIDEEEWEATVRRGIAERDGRYFLRPGPGTTSALRASAGFRDCLPVFAEVEAPLLVVLATRELPQVPEDLRDLVRAHRTAVRRDLAALAAARPNVCVREIDADHGMTVMDSGEVAGPVLAFLREHAAGN
- a CDS encoding RNA polymerase sigma factor: MEAIAETTDDVDCWFVELYDQHRGPVFSAALRLCGRWADAEDLTAETFVKAYRAAGDYPPERRARLRPRAWLMTILWNLWRNRARTAARKPPPEPLTDGVDVADPRQDVAGAAERNETSGQLAELLGRLTDIQREAVVLRHVADLSISEVAAILGVPEGTAKSHVSRGLRRLRELTQGGVR
- a CDS encoding methylated-DNA--[protein]-cysteine S-methyltransferase, with the protein product MSDDPLLERLAELVTDAPPELIDRIAARWVTVEGPVGEMFVAYTDQGIAYVRPAGADAPREFRRRFGRPLLRAARPPAGLVPALRTGRATGLRFDLRELSGFQAEVLRAAQTIPRGEVRPYAWIARRINRPRAVRAVGTALATNPVPLLIPCHRVTRSDGSLGEYIFGTETKRRLLRAENANLDEAHDLARKGVFYVGSDTTGVVCYPTCHHARHITPPHRKGFRTIAQAETAGYRPCRHCQPAAVEPA
- a CDS encoding phosphotransferase, giving the protein MKDLPENFDERRLVHALPRFGIDPVAVEHAPVGFGDHHWTVTGADGRRWFATVSDLEHKEHCGKGAQAALAGLRRAMDTAAALREDEALDFVVAPVRATDGATVLPLDGRYALSVFPLVAGRSGEFGQELPAEQREQVLDLLAELHGSAPPSTVPAIAPAPPGHGRLAAVLSEPPAGWRGGPFADPARRLLTGNAAALRARIAEFDRLAEEVGGRGTEPVVTHGEPHPGNLLFGAEGCLLVDWDTVGLAPPERDLSVLSTDPAALTRYTERTGHVPDPAALALYTLRWELADAAELLGRLSAPHARTPGIETVWREFVGVIGRLANPELRP
- a CDS encoding NAD-dependent protein deacetylase is translated as MLADLVADGDVVVLSGAGLSTESGIPDYRGKTGRRRRAEPMTYQTFVGSAEARRRYWARSHLGWRHIDRTLPNAGHRAVAALQARGLVSGIITQNVDGLHQAAGARQVVELHGSLHRVRCLACGRRTPRHELDRRLRAANPDWRAPTDEVNPDGDAALTDEWIDSFRVVDCRSCGGVLKPDVVFFGENVPRPRVQRCYELTENAGTLLVLGSSLTVASGYRFVRRAAEHAIPVAIVNQGPTRGDAHALLTLDAPLGPALTALLAALDRSR
- a CDS encoding phosphatase PAP2 family protein, with protein sequence MTDTAPSRVLLRRTATVVSEVFAPVVLVVTVLPVVGWSSTHSLAGVGWGLFAVLFCAVVPYAVVLVGVRRGHWSDHHIRDRSQRTVPFLIAIGCVAAGTAALAVLDAPRAVLALVVAMLAGLVSTTVVTRWWKISVHTAVAAGVASVLTLVYGPMLAVTFPLVACVGWSRVELDCHTTAQTVAGALLGTVVCVLFFTLLR
- a CDS encoding erythromycin esterase family protein, with translation MTRTRLGSVVPDLRPLSGPESLDPLLERIGGARYVLVGEASHGTAEFYRWRAELTRRLIEEKDFTFVAVEGDWPDCQALHRSVTDEPGTPDDPREVLEGFRRWPRWMWANTEVLEFARWLRAHNLQRPPQRRVGFFGLDVYSLWESLHAVVGWLRENAPGQVEPALRAYRCFEPYAEDPQSYAYATRLVPEDCETPVVDLLTKMRRRADEAVPPRGDLSEFAARQNAEVLAGAERYYRTMARGGPQSWNVRDHHMADTLDRLMRYHGPHAKAVVWEHNTHIGDARATDMAYAGMVNVGQLVRERHADQGVVLVGFGTYEGEVTAADTWGAPPERMPVPPAREGSVEYLLHHATGGRTALLLLDSAGPDGRSAAEWGRESLPHRAIGVVYHPGSERRGNYVPTVLARRYDAFLHVDRTGALTPLRPAEPETGEEETWPTGQ